Below is a genomic region from Ziziphus jujuba cultivar Dongzao chromosome 7, ASM3175591v1.
TACTTTTACTGTTAATAAAGATATTATCAAGCAATTCGGCCAAAgcctaaaaattaaatatataaaataaaataaagtaagaagaaaaaatatcaaCCTTAGTTTAGTATTTCCAAAGAGGCAAAGAATAAGAATCCCACATTCATTGATTAATAGCTACTAGCGAGGTAAATTACcaacattattttatatatatatatatatatatatatatatttttttttaaaaaaaaagctacaGGCGTGGTATTTCCAAATGCAAAGAATAAGAATCCCATAATCATGAATGAGCAGCTTTCGCTGCAAGTTacattttgtaataaaaatttcaaaacactGATTTCATATTATAAAGGAAACAAATAGGTAACAACTTCGACAAAAGGGGAGGAAAAGCAATACTTTGTCAATGACACCACTTGAATGCACGGAGAATCGTATTAGGGAGCAACTTCAAGTCTGGgctcaaaacaaaaaccagtaAAGAGCTGAAGTGGGAACCTCTTTGTCACTGGGCATTTCTGTGACCACTTCCATTGTCTCTGGTTCATGTCAAAGGTAAGTAGAGCTGGAGCTCCGTAGCTCTGAATGTATATGAGATCATCAGTACCACTGCTAGCAAAAACATCATCTAACTCTCCAAATCCTTGGAAAAACTTATGGGGCATGCGAGCAACCTCTTGCCATTCCTTCCCATTTAGAACCCAGATACCAATCCCCTTGATTATGTCTGGCCGATCTGGCTTACCGATTCCTCCTACCATTACTAGCTTCTCCTTCAGGTTCATCAACCGACCACATGTAAGAGGGCATGGTACAGGTACAAAACTCTTTATCAACAACCCATGGGAAGATCGGGTAGAGAGATTGTATGCGATTAGGCCATGACGGTTTTCTGGTGCCCCACCGCCAGTGGAGTAAATCAATAAGTACAAAACCCCACCACATATCACACTCTCGTCCCCAGCTCTCCATCCTGTCAAAACCTCTGCTAAGGAAGTCACCCATATCATTGTTTCTGAATCATATAAATGAATGGAGATGTCCCATTGGAAAAAATTGCCCGGGACTTGCTTAGATTTGACAATCGAGATGGTATAACCATGAGACATCCTGTTGGTTGAAATCGCAAGTGCACTGTAGTCAGAAAATCTCAAACCAGGTGGCTCCTCAAGCTTCTTCCACTGTTTGGTTATAGGGTTGCAGACGCATAACTCACTTCTACTGTCGTTATCCATGGAGCAAACCAAGCCACGAG
It encodes:
- the LOC107406865 gene encoding F-box/kelch-repeat protein At3g61590, which encodes MEGETSWISHCFDDITREIGEFDSFSELSDEGNKETSVVSVDLILPDDLLERILAYLPIASIFRAGCVCKRWHEVVSSGRFLWNSAHVLPQKPWYYMFTSSNEAIGYAYDPILRKWYGIELPCIRAPNWFIASSRGLVCSMDNDSRSELCVCNPITKQWKKLEEPPGLRFSDYSALAISTNRMSHGYTISIVKSKQVPGNFFQWDISIHLYDSETMIWVTSLAEVLTGWRAGDESVICGGVLYLLIYSTGGGAPENRHGLIAYNLSTRSSHGLLIKSFVPVPCPLTCGRLMNLKEKLVMVGGIGKPDRPDIIKGIGIWVLNGKEWQEVARMPHKFFQGFGELDDVFASSGTDDLIYIQSYGAPALLTFDMNQRQWKWSQKCPVTKRFPLQLFTGFCFEPRLEVAP